The genomic region GATCGGATTGGCGACCCTGACATTTCCCTCACGAATCACATTCAAAATTCCTGGTACACCCAAAAGAGAATCTCCTTTGAGTTCGAGCGGATCCATGTACAGGTCCACCACCCTTCGAAAGATCACGTCTACTTGTTGCAGACCTTCGACGGTTTTAATAAATACAAAATTGTTTCTTACTGTTAGATCTTCTGCTTGTGCGAGAGTGAATCCCAAATAACCGGCGAGATAAGCGTGTTCAAAGTAGGTTTCATTCCCCGCCCCCGGAGTCAACAAGACGATCAGAGGCTCTCTTTCTTGAACCTTCGATAAAGACTGGAGAGCCTTTCGCAAGGAACGAAAGTAAAGCGCGACCCTGTGAACTTGAGAGTCCCTATAGATCGAAGGAAAAATTCTGGAAAGAACGATCCGATTCTCCAGCGAATAACCGGATCCACTCGGTGCTTGAATTCGATCTCCGAGAACGACGAAGTTTCCGTTCTCCTGCCTCGCTAAATCGGAGGCCATAAAACAAAGTTCGTTGGAAGTCGAATGACCGAAGCCGTTGCATTGTCTTAAAAAATCCGGAGAACTAAAAAGAATTTCGGGAGGAATTTTTTTATCATAGAGAAGTTTACGAGGACCATAGACATCCTTAAAAAGCGCATCCAAAAGTTCCGCTCTTTGAATGAGACCTCGTTCCACTCCTTCCCATTCCTTGCTTTCCATTAGTACTGGAAAAAGATCCAAGGACCAGAGACGTTCGACGGCGCCGGGTTCCTCATAGACGTTATACGTCACACCGTTTTCCTGAAGAATTCGAAGTGAATCTCGTTTTCTTCGAACCAATTCTTCCTGAGATAGGGATTCAAGGGAGTTGATTAAGAATTCGTATTTGGGCCTAAGTTTGCCTTCTCCGTCATACAATTCGTCATAAATAGACGGATTCGGGTTGTAACCTTCCCGAAGGTTCAATCTCGCATTGGCTGGGTTGACCATAAAATTCTGAACCATTTTTCAAAGTCCGTACATTTTGGCGATTCTTTACGAAGTCTTTTTTTTCCAACCCGGACCGGGCGCTAAACGCAGATCCAAGGTATAAGGAGAATGCGGATGTGACAGATTTTTCGGACGATGCGTCATTCCCGCAGTATGTCCAAGATCCGAAAAACGACTGATTCTTCTGCTCTCCGCTTCGAAAGAATTCACCGGAAACGTATCGTATGATCTCCCGCCAGGATGGGAAATAAAATATTTACATCCTCCGATAGATCTTTCGCTCCAGGTATCCCAAAGATCGAAAACGAGGGGATTGGTGATCGGAAGATTCGGATGTAGCGTAAAAACGGGAGCCCACGCTTTAAACCGAACTCCTGCGACTGCCTCCCCGTTTTTTCCGGTGGCTCTCAACGGAACCTCGTATCCGTTGCAGGAAAGGACATATCTTCCTTCGGTCCAGCCTTCCACTCTCACTTGAATTCGTTCTAAAGCGGAATCTACGGCTCTCGAAGTTCCGAAAGAATTTGCTTCCTCCCCGAGCACGTCCCAGGGTTCCAAAGCCATTCTAACCTCGATTTTGATTCCGTCTTTTTGAACGTGACCATATTCAGGAAATCTAAATTCAAAAAATGGAATAAAGTCTTCTTCATAAAAAGAATAACCGTGTTCCTTTAAATCCCTTAGGACGTCCTTAAAATCCTCCCAAACATAAAACGGAAGGAGATACTTGTCATGAAGCTCGGTTCCCCTTCGAATCGGTGGAAGTTTGTAAGGTTTCTCCCAAAAACGACACAACAGAGACAATACGAACATTTGCTGAACCACACTCATCTTATAGTGAGGTGGCATCTCGAAAGCGCGAAATTCCACAAGACCCAAACGGCCGGTTGAACCGGTTGGGGAATAAAGTTTATCGATGGAGATTTCGGAACGATGTGTGTTGCCCGTGATGTCCACGAGAAGATTTCTAAAAAGACGATCCACGAGCCAAGGAGGAACGCTCTCCAAGTTATCGACCTGTCTGCAAGCGACTTCGAACTCGTAAAGAATCTCCTCCCTTCCTTCATCCATTCTAGGCGATTGAGAAGTAGTTCCGATAAACAAGCCGGAGAATAAATAAGAGAGAGAAGGATGGTGTTGCCAATACGTCGCGAGACTTCTCAAAAGATCAGGTCGCATTAAAAAGGGACTTTCTTCCGGTGTCAAAGCTCCTACGGTGATATGATTTCCTCCGCCTGTACCGGAAGCCCTTCCATCCACTTGAAATTTTTCAGTGCTGAGTTTTGTCTCCGATGCCCTTTCATACAAAACTTTCGTTTTATTTTCGAGTTCGGCGAACGAAGTAGAAGGATGAAGATTCACTTCGATCACTCCCGGATCGGGTGTGATTCGAAACAAACCGATTCTTGAGTCGCTCGATGGCTCGTAACCTTCGAGACGCACTTGAAAACCGGAAGCAAGAGTCGCTTGCTCCACGCTCGCGATCAAATCGACCCAAACGTCTGTCGTGGGAACGGGAGGTAAGAATACGTGAACAATTCCATCCCTGACCTCGACGACTAACGTGGATTGGATCGGTAATTCCTTTTCACCGAACATTTTCGGAGGAGCGTCCACTCTCTTACGAATTCTTTCCTCTAAAACTTTTCGAGAAGGAAGGGTTTCCTTTTTTTCGATCGAGGTAAATTCCGGAATCGCCCGAAAACGATCGCTGATGGATGCGAAAGGGATTCGAAGACCTGCGGGAGAATCACCCGGAATCAAAAATAATTTTTCGCGTCTAAAGTCCCAGGCGGAACTCTCCCATTGATTATTAACATAATTATAATATACTGGAATAGCAAAAGCGACTTCCTTCTTAAATCCCTTATCCAGAACCTTCAACAACCTCTGTCTTTCGAGGGTGTCAAAAGCGGTCGCGAGTTTTTTTTCAAGTTCGAAGGGAAGATTCGCCTCTTTCCAAAGATAATAGAGATTGTCTTCGTACATCGGAATCATATACGAAAGATCGATTCCGAGAGTTCTACAGATCGCGCAGGCGAGTGTCTCCGAGGCCTTATGAGCGTCGAGTTCTTCCCTTTTCTTTTTTGGAGAATCCGGATTGTCGATCAAAAGCGAATCGTCTTTCCAAAGGGGAATCTCGTCTTTTCTCCAAAGACAATTCATACTCCAACGAGGAAGCGGTTCTCCGGGATACCATTTCCCTTGGGAAAATTGTAAAAGAGAACCGGAAGTGAAATCCTTTTTGAGACGATACATGAGTTCTTTGGAGAGTTTAAACTTTTCTTCTCCTAAAGCTTCGTGATTCCACTCCGCTCCTTCCCGATCTAAGTCTGAAATAAAAGTCGGCTCCCCGCCGATCGAAATTTTCAGACCGAGGTCGTGAATCTTATGATCGAGCGCCTTCCCTCGTCTAAGAATGTCGTTCCATTTCGATTCGTTGTATGGGAGCGTAACTCGTGGACTTTCAGAAATTCTTTCCACTTCCATTCGGAACTCGAACTTCGTTTCCGCCGGGTCCGCATAACCGAAGATAGGCGCCGCGCTCATCGGCTCCGGTGTTGCGGCTAACGGAATATGACCCTCTCCCGTAAGAAGTCCGGAAGTAGGATCCATTCCCACCCATCCCGCTCCGGGAAGAAAGACTTCGGCCCAGGCATGGAGATCGGTAAAATCTTTCTCTGGACCTTTCGGACCTTCGAGAGGCGCTTGATCCGCTTTCAATTGGATGAGATAACCGGAAACGAATCTCGCCGCTAAACCGAAATGCCTCAGAATTTGAACCAGCAAAAAAGAAGAATCTCGACAGGAACCCGTTCTTTTCTGAAGAGAATCCTCGCAAGTCTGAACACCCGGTTCCAAACGAATGATATAACCGATGTCAGACGAGATTCTTCGATTCAGCTCCACGATAAAGTCGATGATTCTTTTCTTCTCTACGATCCCGTCCGCACGCAACGTTTTGAGATAAGATTGAAGAAGAGTCCCGTTTTCCGAAGCGCTCAGATACGGAGCCAATTCTAATTTTAGAATTTCTTCATATTCAAAAGGATAATCCTCCGCGTACGCTTCTACAAAAAAATCGAATGGATTGATGACCTTCATATCGACGATCAGGTCCACGAGGACGGAAAGTTTATCCGTCTTCTCCGGAAAGACGAGTCTCGCCTGAAAGTTTCCGAACGGATCCTGTTGCCAGTTTAGAAATTGTTTCTCCGGCTCCACCTTTAAGGAGTACGAGACGATATTCGTTTTACAATGCGGGGCCGGACGAAGCCGAATCACATGAGGAGAAAGTGTGATCTTTCGATCATATAAATAGGTCGTTTCGTGCGTAAGGGCGACTCGAATGGACATAGATTGTTTTCCGCCTAAATTTCGATTCCAAAAAACTATCGATTACAATCGAAAATAACGTTCGTCGATACGATCATGAATGCCGTTGATCTGAAGTTGAAGACGATCCAGATATTCGTGCATACCGGAACTGAAAATTTCGTCGACGGACGTATAACTGAGTTCGGATAATAGAACGCCCACTCTTTTTTCCGCTTCGCAGGAATATTCGTCGTGATCGGTTCCACTTAAAAGTTTCAAACTTTCGAATATTTTCCTTAGGGAAAAACGGACCGCCCTCGGGAACTGTTTGTCGAGAATCAGAAATTCCGCGATATTCTTCGGAGTTATTTTCTGATAAATTCGATTGAACATCTCGTGCGCGCTCGTGGACTTCAAAAGGGAAAGCCATTGAAGAAGATCCAAATTGGAACCAACGTCGTGCGAAGGAAGAAGAATAAAATACTTCATATCCAAGATACGCGCCGTCTTGTCCGCTCTTTCCAAAAATCTACCCAACTGCGCGAAATACCAAACCTCGTCTTGGGAAATCGTAGCCTCTTGGCATCCGTAAAACAGAAGACATTGATTTCGGATTGTTTTAAAAAATTCACTGAGTGCGGAAAGATCCGTATCGGAAAAATGTTTTTTCGATTTAAAGTTTAGATAGAATTCGTTGATCACTTCCCACATAGGAGTGGATATATTCTCTCGAATCGTTCTTGCGTTCTCTCTGGATCGGACCAGACAATTGATAATCGAATTCGGATTATCCGTATCGAAGGTCATAAAATGAATCACGTTTTCCTTCGAAGCTTCCGCGAACTTTTTCTGAAAGAGTTCGTTGTCGCCCGTTGTAAATACGAGAGGCATCCACTGTCTATTTACGTCTTCGTTCAGATCCAGGGACAGTTGAAAATTTACGTCAATGAAGCGGGAATAATTCTCCGCCCTCTCCATATATCGGTTCATCCAATATACGGACTCAGCTACTCTGCTCAGCATAGCAACCTCTCTCGTTCTGATTTATGTGTATCTTTTTAGCCTTCGCCCATCACCCAAGTGTCTTTTGATCCGCCTCCCTGAGAGGAGTTGACCACAAGGGATCCCTTTCTAAGGGCAACACGAGTCAGACCACCCGGCATCACATAGATATCCTCTCCGTAGAGAATAAACGGCCTGAGATCCACGTGCCTTCCTTCCAATTTGTCTTCAATCAGAGTGGGAACTCTGGAAAGACTGAGAACAGGTTGCGCGATATAATTTCTCGGATTCTGATCTATGAGACCGCAGAATTCTTCTTGTTCCTTTTTGCTGGAACGAGGACCGATCAACATCCCGTAACCTCCGGCTCCGTTGGCCGCCTTCACCACGAGATTAGCTATATTCTCTTTTACGAATATTCTATCTTTCTCATTCGAGCAGAGATAGGTCGGAACATTCGGAATGATCGTTTCTTCCCCTAGATAATACTTGATCATCGCCGGAACAAAGGTATATAAAACCTTATCGTCCGCAACACCCGCACCGGGAGCGTTTACGATCGCTACGTTGCCTTTTTTATACGCCTCAAAAATTCCGGGAACTCCTAGGAGAGAATCCTTATTAAAGACGAGAGGATCCAAAAAAGAATCGTCGATCCTTCTGTAGATCACATCCACGATTTTGAGTCCACGAGTGGTCCTCATGTAAACTTTTTCGTCTTTGACCACCAGATCACTTCCTTCCACAAGAGGAACTCCCATCTTTTGCGCTAAGAAAGAATGTTCGTAATAGGCGGAGTTATAGATACCGGGAGTCAAGACCGCAATCGAAGGATTGGACTTACCGCTCATGTATTCGAGCATTCCTCTCAAACGAATCGGATAATCGTATGTAGGACGCACGGAAAGACTAGCAAAAAGCTCAGGGAATGTCTTCTTCATCACTTCACGATTTTCTAATACGTAAGAAACTCCCGAAGGACATCTGAGATTATCTTCGAGCACATGAACCGTGCCGTCTCCGTTTCGAACCAAATCCGTTCCTGAAATATGAATCCAAGTTCCTTGAGGAGGATTGATTCCTTTACATTCTTTCAGATAACCGGGAGAAGAATAGACGTATTCCGCGGGAACGATTCCATCCTTGATGATCTTTTCATCGTGATAAATATCGTTGATAAAAAGATTGAGCGCTCTTGTTCTTTGCTTGAGTCCCTCTTCTAATTTTCTCCATTCGTGTGCGGTGATAATCCGAGGAATGATATCGAAAGGCATGATCCTTTCCTCTTCTTCCTCGTCACCATAGACATTAAAAGTAATTCCAAGAGAAAGGAGCGCTTTTTCAGCGCTCGTCTTCCTTCGGACCAATTCGCGATCGTCCATCGTCTCGATTCTTGATTTTAGAAAATGATAACTCTGGCGTATTCCGCCCTCCGGGGAAAACATCTCATCATAGAAAGATTCTGTTTGGTAGTTGGTCAGAAGCATTGTCGTACCCTCGATTAGAATCTCCTCAATTAAGCCCAATATGCAAGCAGTTTTTAATTTATATGTTTAAATTTTAATTATGCATTTTATATATGCCTAATTTTTATACATATTGCTCCTATTGTTTATTTTTTTTTTAGAAATTTAGCGTTTTCTCTTTCAAAGAAAAGCAAACGAAAAGGAAGAATCGAACCCTTCCTTTTGTCCAAAGAAAGCGGCAGAGCAAAAGAATTACTCTAGTAGTCTGAGTTCTCCTTTTTGAGCTTTTTAAAATCGATTCAGAGTTGTTTATCATTCAGGAGAGGACGATATTCGGATCCAAATGGCGAGTTGCTTTCACCAAATTCCGACAAAGACCAAGTTTCGAACGGAAGCGTAGATTCTCAGAGACCGAACACAATTCTCTTTCTCAAACGTTTCCGTACAAATCCATTCTTACGATTTTGAATACGGAAACGACAAAACGAAGCGAAAAGATGGGTAAGAAATCTTGAGTTTTTCCGATTCTTCTTTAAAGTGAATGAAACATAGCGGAAAACGCTTTCGAGACGAGGAAACCGCCGAATGGAAAAAATATTTGAATAGAATATTTATATATTATAATATTCTAAAATGCGTGACTAAAATCCAAAAACATCTGAGTGTCTTCTTTTGATTTCGCAAAATCGAGTAAAATCACGGTGGCTTGATTCCAGATGATTCGCAAACCGCTCCCATAAGAATGCTTGTAACCGACCAGATTCAAATGTTTTTCCGAATTCCAAACCCTTCCGATATCGACGAAGGGAACCAGGCTCATCGTAAAAAGCTGTTCCCCAATTCTAAAAGTGACAAATCTCCAGCGAAGTTCCGCACTTCCGAATCCTACCATCGGCGCAACAAATCGATCTTGTCGATATCCTCTCATCGTTTGTAGACCGCCGATTCCCGTCATCGGGCCGTCCAAACTCCACATATAACGAATTTCCGAAAACGGCGCACCTGAGGAAGTATAACCCAAGGCGCCTCTTGTCGCGAAGACCAATTCTTCGAATACACTCGGAAATAATTTATAGAAGAATTTTGTCTGAAAGAAAAGTTTATTGTAGTTAAAATCAGAACCGGTCCTTTTAGAAACATTGGCGACGTTGAACTCGATCAAAACTCCTCGATCCGGATCGGGTTCAAAATCTCTTGTGTCATACGCGATTCCCGCCCGCATATAAATGATTTCGCCTCCGTTATAACCTTTGATTTTTCCAGCGTGATAATCTTCGGTTAACTTGGATTCTCCGTTCGGCACCGATGTCTCCCAAATACTTCCGGCAAGAATCGGATCCTTGGAAGGATTCCATTTTCCATCGGAATGACAGATGATGTTTTTAGAGATCTCGTTCGCCACAACCCATTTGAACGCTTTCCAAAACGTAAAGTCGATGCTATTGAACAAAGTTGTAGAATTGAATAAATACTGATTGTAACCCTGATCGCTCACCGTCGGGGTAATCTCCGAACCCGCTCTCGCAGGACGGACGAAGGATTGGGAAGCTTCGTAATCGTCAAAGTTCGCGTTATTTACAAGAGAAGCTCCAGGCTGGTTTCGGAGGCGGTAGGAAAGAGAATGAAGAGAAGATTCGCCAATACCAAAGTATTGAGAATTGGGATTGTAATCCAATCCAAGACTACTTTTCCACCGGAAGGCGGTATTAAAGATATAGGGAGAATCGAATTGAATAAAATGATTCTTAACTCCCTGATTGGTCTGGAAAAGTTGAACCGTAAGCTTACTACGGTAAGGTTCGTATTCAAAATACGGGTCGTCCTTTTTTCCGTTGAAAAAGAAACTCGCGCGAATTCCTCCGCCCTGACCACGAACG from Leptospira stimsonii harbors:
- a CDS encoding circularly permuted type 2 ATP-grasp protein, coding for MLLTNYQTESFYDEMFSPEGGIRQSYHFLKSRIETMDDRELVRRKTSAEKALLSLGITFNVYGDEEEEERIMPFDIIPRIITAHEWRKLEEGLKQRTRALNLFINDIYHDEKIIKDGIVPAEYVYSSPGYLKECKGINPPQGTWIHISGTDLVRNGDGTVHVLEDNLRCPSGVSYVLENREVMKKTFPELFASLSVRPTYDYPIRLRGMLEYMSGKSNPSIAVLTPGIYNSAYYEHSFLAQKMGVPLVEGSDLVVKDEKVYMRTTRGLKIVDVIYRRIDDSFLDPLVFNKDSLLGVPGIFEAYKKGNVAIVNAPGAGVADDKVLYTFVPAMIKYYLGEETIIPNVPTYLCSNEKDRIFVKENIANLVVKAANGAGGYGMLIGPRSSKKEQEEFCGLIDQNPRNYIAQPVLSLSRVPTLIEDKLEGRHVDLRPFILYGEDIYVMPGGLTRVALRKGSLVVNSSQGGGSKDTWVMGEG
- the omp85 gene encoding Omp85 family outer membrane protein, which gives rise to MLLKNRILILTSILFLLGNPFFIFGEGLQNVPSARIPLDESKRLDPGELAEKKEGLYVTALPLFSSDPVRGQGGGIRASFFFNGKKDDPYFEYEPYRSKLTVQLFQTNQGVKNHFIQFDSPYIFNTAFRWKSSLGLDYNPNSQYFGIGESSLHSLSYRLRNQPGASLVNNANFDDYEASQSFVRPARAGSEITPTVSDQGYNQYLFNSTTLFNSIDFTFWKAFKWVVANEISKNIICHSDGKWNPSKDPILAGSIWETSVPNGESKLTEDYHAGKIKGYNGGEIIYMRAGIAYDTRDFEPDPDRGVLIEFNVANVSKRTGSDFNYNKLFFQTKFFYKLFPSVFEELVFATRGALGYTSSGAPFSEIRYMWSLDGPMTGIGGLQTMRGYRQDRFVAPMVGFGSAELRWRFVTFRIGEQLFTMSLVPFVDIGRVWNSEKHLNLVGYKHSYGSGLRIIWNQATVILLDFAKSKEDTQMFLDFSHAF
- a CDS encoding DUF2126 domain-containing protein, encoding MSIRVALTHETTYLYDRKITLSPHVIRLRPAPHCKTNIVSYSLKVEPEKQFLNWQQDPFGNFQARLVFPEKTDKLSVLVDLIVDMKVINPFDFFVEAYAEDYPFEYEEILKLELAPYLSASENGTLLQSYLKTLRADGIVEKKRIIDFIVELNRRISSDIGYIIRLEPGVQTCEDSLQKRTGSCRDSSFLLVQILRHFGLAARFVSGYLIQLKADQAPLEGPKGPEKDFTDLHAWAEVFLPGAGWVGMDPTSGLLTGEGHIPLAATPEPMSAAPIFGYADPAETKFEFRMEVERISESPRVTLPYNESKWNDILRRGKALDHKIHDLGLKISIGGEPTFISDLDREGAEWNHEALGEEKFKLSKELMYRLKKDFTSGSLLQFSQGKWYPGEPLPRWSMNCLWRKDEIPLWKDDSLLIDNPDSPKKKREELDAHKASETLACAICRTLGIDLSYMIPMYEDNLYYLWKEANLPFELEKKLATAFDTLERQRLLKVLDKGFKKEVAFAIPVYYNYVNNQWESSAWDFRREKLFLIPGDSPAGLRIPFASISDRFRAIPEFTSIEKKETLPSRKVLEERIRKRVDAPPKMFGEKELPIQSTLVVEVRDGIVHVFLPPVPTTDVWVDLIASVEQATLASGFQVRLEGYEPSSDSRIGLFRITPDPGVIEVNLHPSTSFAELENKTKVLYERASETKLSTEKFQVDGRASGTGGGNHITVGALTPEESPFLMRPDLLRSLATYWQHHPSLSYLFSGLFIGTTSQSPRMDEGREEILYEFEVACRQVDNLESVPPWLVDRLFRNLLVDITGNTHRSEISIDKLYSPTGSTGRLGLVEFRAFEMPPHYKMSVVQQMFVLSLLCRFWEKPYKLPPIRRGTELHDKYLLPFYVWEDFKDVLRDLKEHGYSFYEEDFIPFFEFRFPEYGHVQKDGIKIEVRMALEPWDVLGEEANSFGTSRAVDSALERIQVRVEGWTEGRYVLSCNGYEVPLRATGKNGEAVAGVRFKAWAPVFTLHPNLPITNPLVFDLWDTWSERSIGGCKYFISHPGGRSYDTFPVNSFEAESRRISRFSDLGHTAGMTHRPKNLSHPHSPYTLDLRLAPGPGWKKKTS
- a CDS encoding alpha-E domain-containing protein, producing the protein MLSRVAESVYWMNRYMERAENYSRFIDVNFQLSLDLNEDVNRQWMPLVFTTGDNELFQKKFAEASKENVIHFMTFDTDNPNSIINCLVRSRENARTIRENISTPMWEVINEFYLNFKSKKHFSDTDLSALSEFFKTIRNQCLLFYGCQEATISQDEVWYFAQLGRFLERADKTARILDMKYFILLPSHDVGSNLDLLQWLSLLKSTSAHEMFNRIYQKITPKNIAEFLILDKQFPRAVRFSLRKIFESLKLLSGTDHDEYSCEAEKRVGVLLSELSYTSVDEIFSSGMHEYLDRLQLQINGIHDRIDERYFRL